Genomic segment of Cryptococcus depauperatus CBS 7841 chromosome 8, complete sequence:
TAAAACTTGTGACCTAATGCTCAAGCCTATCCTTGTGGGTATGACTATGTTCGAGGTCAAGGACGTATGCGCATGGAGTTGAATAGTAAATGTGCGAATTTGCGTCATGACAGTTACAGGCATTCAGACTTGTTTAAACTTGTTTCGCGTCGATTAGAAATACAATTTCGCCTAGTTTAGTCCTCGAAAGATAACTTGGTTTGGATCAACAAGCCTGTACTCAAGATAGCCAGGTATAAGGCTCCATAATATGGCTAATCCATCTAGATGAGCTTGACTTGTGGGCATATCCTACCCATAAATCTCACCCAACGGTCATGTTGACTGGTAAGCGATTAGGTCGCTATGCAACGTTGAAGAATGTGATGGTctacaacaaacaagaTGGGATTACTAGTCCTTTGATGGAGTACGGCATATTTGAAGGATTAAAGACTTTTTATGATTATTAAAATTtacagaaagagatgaaaatcaaaaattGTAATTAAAATATAGAATTTCATGGCTTAAGAAGAAAACGCGATAATGAACCACGTGACATTCAACATTGGATGTCGCGACGCGTTTTTTATCCaaaattcatctttgccatctttccaGTTTTTCTTGACGAACCAAAAATTCGCGATATGTCCTCACGAGGATTTGTTAGAGGACGTGGTAGGGGTGGTGGTAGCAATAACCGGTTTACTGGAAAGCGACGTGGTAGGGGTGGTGGTGTGGCATATGGCATTGAGCGTCCTTCGGCGCAACTGAATCGCGAAGATGGAACCGCTGTTGCAGAGAAATTCGAGGAGATCAAATCTTACGACGATATCGATGAGAAGATTGGGTTTTGGAGATTTGAAAGTGACAAAGCagaaggtgaagagaagattggcTGGCTGATAAACATGCATCAAGTGAGTTTCCAACACGCTGGTGAATCAATATTGTATGTGCTAAAGTATCTGTAAAGACCTTAATCAAGAGCGATGTACATCTTAACGGCCTTGCTGCGGTAGATTACTATTTTATTGAGGATCATGGAGGCTCTTTCAAAGTGACTATACCTTACGAGCCATATTTTTATCTGTCCTGCCGAGTGAGTTTCGTTGTTTGCTTTATTCGGTTTGTGGTAAGCCTCAGTTGACCACATGCGGCAATAGAATGGAACTGAGGGCATGGTCGAGGAGTGGCTATTAAAAAAATATGAAGGAATCTTGATACGTgtagagatggagaagaagtggGATTTAAGCTTGGTATGATTGTACGCTTACAAATTATTCAATATTGATTTTTGGTAGCCCAATCACCTTCTTTCAGCTCCCCCTATACTCCTCAAACTGTTCTTTCATAATACAGCAgatcttcaagctcttcgTCGCGATCTGCTTCCACTGGCTCAGAGCAACTCTCAGAAATTTACTGCTGTAGACGCTTATGCCGACGTTGTCAGCGCTGAAGCAGCTGCCAATGGCCGTcatgaggaagagaaagcttGGGGTGCTGAGGATGATATtcggaaaaagaaagatcGAGAACCTTCGGAATGCGTCATCGAGGTCAGAGAACATGATCTGGCTTATCACCTAAGAGTGGCTATCGATCTAAGTGCGTATCACAACCTCGGATCGTATAAAACACTTTTGCTTACCATCACGTTTAGATATCCGAGTTGGTCTTTGGTACACAGTTACATCTCGTACTGGCCTAACAACCCTCAAACGCATACCAGAACGCGTTAAGCGTGCAGATCCTGTTGTTATGGCGTATGATATCGAAACCACAAAGCAGCCTCTCAAGTTTCCGGATCAACAGACAGACCAGATTATGATGATATCGTACATGATAGACGGAATGGGCTATCTCATTACCAATAGAGAGATTGTGAGCGAAgatattgatgattttgagtATACACCGAAAGATGAGTATCCTGGAGAATTTACAGTGTTCAATGAGCCAGATGAGGTAAGTGCTTCATCCTATGAGCCAAAAGATTTCATTGACATTTTGACAAGGCTGCCGTGATTAGGAGATGGTTTGAGCACATTCGGGATTTTAAGCCCACTGTGATCGCCACTTATAATGGTGACAGTTTTGATTTCCCATTCGTTGACGTAAGAGCCAAGATCCATGGCATCAGTATGTATGAAGAAATTGGGTTTAAACCCGACATTGAGGAGGAATACAAGTCACGTTCGACAATGCATATGGACTGTTTCAGGTGGGTGAAGCGAGATTCATACCTTCCGCAAGGAAGTCAGGGCCTCAAAGCCGTCACTACAGCCAAACTCGGCTACAACCCTATTGAACTTGATCCAGAACTCATGACACCATACGCTATCGAACAGCCTCAGATTCTGGCCCAGTATTCCGTTTCAGATGCGGTTGCCACTTATTATTTGTACATGAAATATGTACACCCCTTCATATTCTCACTGTGCAACATTATCCCTCTCAACCCTGACGAGGTGTTGAGAAAGGGTACTGGCACTCTTTGCGAGACGTTGTTGATGGTGAGGTCATCTGATTAAGGTACACCATATTAATTGACAAAATCATAGGTGGAAGCTTTTGACGCGCACATCATCATGCCTAATCGGCATGAGGAACCTCATGGTGTCACCTATGAAGGGCATGTGCTGTCTTCTGAGACCTATGTCGGTGGTCACGTTGAGGCATTGGAAGCTGGTGTTTTCAGGAGTGATATCCCTACGAACTTCAGGATTGTGCCCAGCGCCATTCAAGGAGTGAGTATACCTGCTGTCAATTAAAGTCGTTTACTGATTCTATCCACAGCTAATTGATGATCTTGATGCGGCTTTGGAATTTTCATtagttgaagaaggcaagaTCAGGCTGGAAGAAGTCGAGAATTATAATGAAATCAAGAAGGAAATTCAAACAGCTTTGGAACGCATGCGAGACAATCCAAGCCGATTTGACAAACCTCTCATTTACCACTTAGACGTCGCCGCAATGTATCCTAACATCATGTTATCAAATCGGTTACAACCCGATTCGATCAAGGAAGAAGCCGATTGCGCTGTGTGCGATTACAACCGTCCGGACAAAGAATGTGATCGTCGGTTAGAATGGGCCTGGAGAGGGGAGTATTTCCCAGCAAAAAGGGATGAAGTCAACATGGTACGATACGCCCTTGAACAAGAAACGTTCCCGTCGAAACGTCCTTATGAGCCTAAACGTCGTTTTGTTGATCTTTCCGCTATGGAACAGTCTGCTCTCCTGCACAAACGTCTTGGCGATTATTCTCGTAAAGTCTACAAAAAGACGCATGACACCAAAATCGTCACCAAAACTACAATTATATGTCAACGAGAGAATTCGTTTTATATCGACACTGTACGAGCTTTTCGAGATCGTCGATATGAATACAAAGGCCTTCACAAGACTTGGAAAAAAAACCTTGATAAGGCAGTAGGTGATGGCGGGGATGTGGCAGCTGTAGACGAAGccaaaaagatgattgtCTTATATGATTCATTGCAACTTGCACACAAGTGTATTTTGAACTCTTTCTATGGGTATGTAATGAGGAAAGGCGCAAGATGGTATTCTATGGAAATGGCGGGCATCACTTGTCTGACCGGGGCAACTATCATTCAGATGGCCAGACAACTTGTAGAGCAAATTGGTCGACCACTAGAACTTGATACCGATGGTATCTGGTGTATGCTTCCTGGCGTTTTCCCCGAAGATTTCAACTTCAAACTTaagaatggcaagaaaTATGGAATCTCCTATCCTTGTGTTATGCTTaatcatcttgttcatgCTCGATTTACCAATAATCAGTATCACGAACTCATcgacaaagagaaagggaTTTACAGCatcaaaaaggaaaattCTATCTTTTTTGAGCTAGATGGACCTTATAAAGCTATGATTCTTCCGTCTTCTAAAGAGGAGGATAAACTTTTGAAGAAACGTTATGCTgtcttcaatcttgatgGCTCTTTAGCAGAATTGAAGGGCTTTGAAGTGAAGCGTCGGGGAGAATTGCAAATGATCAAAATCTTCCAAAGCCAGATTTTCGACAAGTTCTTGCTTGGCTCAACCATCGAGGAGTGTTATGCCGCTGTTGCAACTGTTGCTGATCAGTGGCTTGACATTTTACAAAGCAGGGCATCTAGTCTCCATGATGACGAACTGGTCGATCTCATTGCCGAAAACCGTAGCATGTCCAAAACACTCGCAGAATACGCTGGTCAGAAATCAACATCTATTAGTACAGCTAGGCGTCTAGCAGAATTCTTAGGAGAACAAATGGTGAAGGACAAAGGTCTTTCTTGTCGATTCATCATTTCAGCAAAACCCAACGGTGCTCCTGTGACTGAGCGAGCAGTCCCAGTCGCCATTTTCACCGCAGAGGAGCCCATTAAGAGACATTACTTGCGCAAGTGGTTAAAAGACAACAGTTTGACAGATTTTGATCTTCGTACTATCCTTGATTGGGATTACTATACTGAGAGGCTTGGATCTGTTATTCAAAAACTCATTACCATCCCTGCAGCCCTTCAAAAGGTTCCTAATCCCGTTCCTCGTATCAGGCACCCTGACTGGCTTTACAAGCGTATCGCTACCAAAGAGGACAAATTCCAGCAACATAAGTTGACAGACATG
This window contains:
- a CDS encoding DNA polymerase epsilon catalytic subunit A, translating into MSSRGFVRGRGRGGGSNNRFTGKRRGRGGGVAYGIERPSAQLNREDGTAVAEKFEEIKSYDDIDEKIGFWRFESDKAEGEEKIGWLINMHQTLIKSDVHLNGLAAVDYYFIEDHGGSFKVTIPYEPYFYLSCRNGTEGMVEEWLLKKYEGILIRVEMEKKWDLSLPNHLLSAPPILLKLFFHNTADLQALRRDLLPLAQSNSQKFTAVDAYADVVSAEAAANGRHEEEKAWGAEDDIRKKKDREPSECVIEVREHDLAYHLRVAIDLNIRVGLWYTVTSRTGLTTLKRIPERVKRADPVVMAYDIETTKQPLKFPDQQTDQIMMISYMIDGMGYLITNREIVSEDIDDFEYTPKDEYPGEFTVFNEPDEAAVIRRWFEHIRDFKPTVIATYNGDSFDFPFVDVRAKIHGISMYEEIGFKPDIEEEYKSRSTMHMDCFRWVKRDSYLPQGSQGLKAVTTAKLGYNPIELDPELMTPYAIEQPQILAQYSVSDAVATYYLYMKYVHPFIFSLCNIIPLNPDEVLRKGTGTLCETLLMVEAFDAHIIMPNRHEEPHGVTYEGHVLSSETYVGGHVEALEAGVFRSDIPTNFRIVPSAIQGLIDDLDAALEFSLVEEGKIRLEEVENYNEIKKEIQTALERMRDNPSRFDKPLIYHLDVAAMYPNIMLSNRLQPDSIKEEADCAVCDYNRPDKECDRRLEWAWRGEYFPAKRDEVNMVRYALEQETFPSKRPYEPKRRFVDLSAMEQSALLHKRLGDYSRKVYKKTHDTKIVTKTTIICQRENSFYIDTVRAFRDRRYEYKGLHKTWKKNLDKAVGDGGDVAAVDEAKKMIVLYDSLQLAHKCILNSFYGYVMRKGARWYSMEMAGITCLTGATIIQMARQLVEQIGRPLELDTDGIWCMLPGVFPEDFNFKLKNGKKYGISYPCVMLNHLVHARFTNNQYHELIDKEKGIYSIKKENSIFFELDGPYKAMILPSSKEEDKLLKKRYAVFNLDGSLAELKGFEVKRRGELQMIKIFQSQIFDKFLLGSTIEECYAAVATVADQWLDILQSRASSLHDDELVDLIAENRSMSKTLAEYAGQKSTSISTARRLAEFLGEQMVKDKGLSCRFIISAKPNGAPVTERAVPVAIFTAEEPIKRHYLRKWLKDNSLTDFDLRTILDWDYYTERLGSVIQKLITIPAALQKVPNPVPRIRHPDWLYKRIATKEDKFQQHKLTDMFNKMKTKDLEDLEENSHAKSRPKLAVVKRRKDKEQRKELEIEEIPPNPEEDYAGYVRVMKKKWRQQRQERARVRKSGHRQDGTVTSMFRTQNTNLSSKEWEVLQIAPTNRPGEFKLWLAIDGTFQSVRLKVPREFYLNFKEDPSPDTLAIDKYDVEEIVKTLPRGQTMRHLYRLSVDEVLFMEGESHFASIINSPNVDGSFELQVPLVVRALLSFGTSCVLRPGILGGLNRGLDKGFELTDLERPTNLSRRKYLNEGRDMRYHFLFHAAVGSRHIVGFFSPGADARIYLVDPARNRQQLPNPSKFYSDRVERIEKGVFSYPKELEFTTAYYSSEQSALKALSKDLAAIKSNQNVIALCSPFDYSYYQAKSSTFSNFPFVTYKLGKEEEPDLMWLLKTSRRMVGLYLRLSGWIKEQIEIASHYDIPIGNLGADTAVFLADIEFARRLKQQDMLIWWSSTPRPDLGGSEDDTNISEDLPSPQISAHGCYSSTVLEMELSDLAINAVLQSALVNEMEGSGTGSLAFDSASHNLDEYAKGTVNTSVMLGDAVLSTQTFGVMKSMVRAWYLDKARAHVKGTASPAELVIDQFWRWISSPSSHMFEPALHRFLHGLMRKVFLQLLAEFKRLGTQVVFANFNRIFLLTSKPDAGSAFAFAKYIVAAANSQELFRHLIIEVTQFWNYLAWRDVANFGGVKVSPEWAASREPPPKKFEISMDWNIQSFLPPGVQQIFEKHVASFIFSLYSAKRSSADGREPLRVIHNLNIDTPGAEVIPTVNSAKEKERLAGQKSISQTLTRRLLSDIAAVKRRQAAIHLDSELAHTLAFPDLPGATGNQTNPTLELIKSIIEVYTLANDHNIEVQVLKRNLLDLVGIREFSSEAAFKPPCESIEVPMVICKRCNSIRDVDLCRDPDRLPSVDPESGELLEPARKSWVCHRCDAEYDRLQIEQPLIETVTKMIAHYQIQDIACQKCRQSRADNLAAACSCGGGFKTTTNRNDLKTRLKMIKSVCDYHKLPFAASYVQETLSHWW